Proteins encoded together in one Candidatus Azobacteroides pseudotrichonymphae genomovar. CFP2 window:
- a CDS encoding DUF805 domain-containing protein, translating into MQDVLISIFKTLTGFFSFRGRISRKEFIMSFLTVFLSFCMLGSRFFLLWIFLFWFLFAQRAKRCHDIGRSGWWQFIPLYELWLLCAKGQVGKNEYGEDPQALEEDLYPQKED; encoded by the coding sequence ATGCAGGATGTATTGATAAGCATATTTAAGACATTAACAGGATTCTTCTCGTTTAGAGGAAGAATCAGTAGAAAGGAGTTCATCATGAGCTTTCTAACTGTTTTTTTAAGCTTTTGTATGCTAGGATCGAGATTCTTCCTTCTGTGGATATTCTTGTTTTGGTTTCTGTTTGCTCAACGAGCTAAACGTTGCCATGATATAGGACGCAGCGGTTGGTGGCAATTTATCCCACTTTATGAACTATGGCTTTTGTGTGCAAAGGGACAGGTAGGAAAGAATGAATACGGTGAAGATCCGCAAGCATTGGAAGAAGATTTGTACCCTCAAAAGGAGGATTAA